A stretch of the Epinephelus fuscoguttatus linkage group LG2, E.fuscoguttatus.final_Chr_v1 genome encodes the following:
- the kcng4b gene encoding potassium voltage-gated channel subfamily G member 4 → MPIISNANHDFSTYSISSDDSSLDRFFTEIPETETIKGVYFQRAQLLRDPKASFVVDHTLQVLINVGGNRYTFPWSTLEQFPQSRLGRLRFCTTPEEIARLCDDYDETCQEYFFDRNPTAFRVILNFLAAGKLRLLRELCAVSLHDELDYWGVDPGHMERCCRRRMITRVEEVAERERKEEEWRQKRVMMKKSPVEAERGYRKLTWMLREVVENPQSGLAGKLFACLSVVMVLVTVISLCISTMPDLRDEDSRGECSQKCHSMFVVESICVAWFTLEFVLRFFNAQSKLAFARGPLNIIDAIAILPYYVSLVVDVKDESQEDVIMGAGRGYLDKLSLILRLLRALRILYVMRLARHSLGLQTLGLTMQRSMREFGLLLLFVCVAVTLFSPLVHLAESELAPFAATHPHHSFSSIPASYWWAIISMTTVGYGDMVPRSIPGQIVALTSILSGILIMAFPATSIFHTFSRSYQELKQEYERLWKEERGEEKAAESEESWPKVNLSPDEFTSVSKEDNDGMVSSKSHQSALPSTAF, encoded by the exons ATGCCCATCATCAGCAATGCAAACCACGACTTCAGCACCTACTCCATCAGCAGCGATGACAGCAGCCTCGACCGCTTCTTCACAGAGATCCCAGAGACTGAGACCATCAAGGGTGTTTACTTCCAGCGCGCCCAGCTGCTTCGTGACCCCAAGGCCTCATTTGTGGTCGACCACACTTTACAGGTTCTCATCAATGTTGGGGGCAACCGCTACACATTCCCTTGGAGTACCTTGGAGCAGTTTCCTCAGAGTCGTTTGGGACGTCTGCGTTTCTGTACCACCCCTGAGGAGATCGCACGACTGTGTGACGACTATGACGAGACGTGCCAGGAGTACTTCTTCGACCGGAACCCCACAGCCTTCAGGGTCATCCTCAACTTCCTGGCTGCAGGGAAATTGCGTCTGCTTCGGGAACTGTGTGCCGTGTCGCTGCACGATGAGCTTGACTACTGGGGCGTGGACCCGGGACATATGGAGCGTTGTTGCCGCCGCCGCATGATCACCCGTGTGGAGGAGGTGGCTGAGCGAGAGCGCAAGGAAGAGGAGTGGAGGCAGAAGAGGGTGATGATGAAGAAAAGCCCAGTTGAGGCTGAAAGGGGCTATCGCAAACTGACCTGGATGCTGCGAGAAGTGGTGGAAAACCCTCAGTCGGGGTTGGCTGGCAAGTTGTTCGCCTGCCTCTCGGTTGTCATGGTGCTGGTTACTGTCATCAGCCTTTGCATCAGCACCATGCCAGACCTCAGAGATGAAGACTCCAGG GGCGAGTGCTCCCAGAAGTGTCACAGCATGTTCGTGGTGGAGTCCATCTGTGTGGCGTGGTTCACTTTGGAGTTCGTGCTTCGATTCTTCAACGCTCAGAGCAAGCTGGCCTTCGCTCGCGGCCCCCTGAACATCATCGACGCCATCGCCATCCTGCCATACTACGTCTCCCTGGTCGTCGATGTCAAAGACGAGTCGCAGGAGGACGTCATCATGGGTGCAGGCAGAGGCTATCTGGACAAACTGAGTCTGATCCTGCGCCTGCTGCGAGCTCTGCGGATCCTGTACGTGATGCGGCTGGCTCGCCACTCTCTGGGCCTGCAGACGTTAGGACTGACCATGCAGCGCAGCATGAGGGAGTtcggcctgctgctgctgttcgtCTGTGTGGCCGTGACCCTCTTCTCACCTCTGGTCCATCTGGCAGAGAGCGAGCTGGCGCCTTTTGCCGCCACGCACCCCCACCACAGCTTCAGCAGCATCCCGGCCTCCTACTGGTGGGCCATCATCTCCATGACCACGGTGGGATACGGCGACATGGTGCCGCGAAGCATCCCCGGACAGATAGTGGCGCTCACAAGCATCCTGAGCGGCATCCTCATCATGGCGTTTCCCGCCACATCCATCTTCCACACCTTCTCCCGCTCGTATCAGGAGCTGAAGCAGGAGTACGAGCGGCTGtggaaggaggagagaggcgAGGAAAAAGCCGCAGAGTCAGAAGAGAGCTGGCCCAAAGTCAATTTGTCACCAGATGAGTTCACGTCTGTGTCGAAGGAGGATAATGATGGGATGGTGTCAAGCAAGAGTCATCAATCTGCACTTCCATCGACAGCTTTCTAA